From the genome of Brassica rapa cultivar Chiifu-401-42 unplaced genomic scaffold, CAAS_Brap_v3.01 Scaffold0238, whole genome shotgun sequence, one region includes:
- the LOC117129905 gene encoding uncharacterized protein LOC117129905, whose product MERREQDQVFGLLLTLDPPFNDVIKHMLRMPNLPSMEEVCAQLQKEEGSLGLFGSKGDLALANKAEEGAQANRAAYKTDERKYGDERRFGGNCDHCKKPGHKRSQCWILHPHLKPAKFNKDREARANLSTEASEAGPSGAGSSAQVGESAGKAMATHYTAAKSLEHEVIRKSDIDALIKALKESGY is encoded by the exons atggagaggagggagcaggatcaggtgtttgggttgctgtTGACGTTGGATCCTCCATTCAAcgatgtgatcaagcacatgttgaggatgccaaatctcccatccatggaggaagtgtgtgcgcaacttcagaaggaggaagggtcaCTTGGGCTCTTCGGAAGCAAGGGAGACTTAGCTCTAGccaacaaggctgaggaaggagcgcaagctaaccgtgcagcatacaagactgatgagaggaagtatggtgatgagaggaggtttggaggcaactgtgatcactgcaagaagccgggacacaagaggagccagtgctggatccttcatccccatctcaagccggccaagttcaacaaggatcgaGAAGCCAGAGCTAACCTGTCTACTGAAGCAAGTGAAGCCGGTCCATCAGGAGCAGGCTCAAGTGCACAAGTGGGTGAAAGCGCAGGCAAGGCAATGGCAACTCACTACACGGCCGCAAAGAGTTTGGAGCATGAAGTGATCCGCAAATCTGACattgatgccctcatcaaagctcttaaggagtctg gatattga